In Sparus aurata unplaced genomic scaffold, fSpaAur1.1, whole genome shotgun sequence, a single window of DNA contains:
- the LOC115577559 gene encoding zinc finger BED domain-containing protein 1-like codes for MDSLRRRSKVWLHFSKKTKISAKCNACDRIVSCIGGCTTNMKKHLSRVHGVEINVCPVFDALRRPSTAASSSSSGSGSGSDPQRGTAVTALQSESDNLRPEIANVSQAGDSTTPRCAEPTPFTIAAKGKMSVQQKEECHRKVTAHIVKRLHPFSEVESPTFRDMVKTLNPKYTPPSRDYLSNTLIPSWYKVEKSNIITELSEVSSVALTCDGWSSITQDHYLTITAHYIEEGKMQQKVLKTKAVYKAQTGCVVAEEISDVLTEFGISDKIVAVTVDNAANMDVAIKHLRFVKLCCFAHTLNLAAQSIYSLNSVSQWVAKVRTIVVWMKRCLMAKVVLQEKQELLQLPRHSLILDVRTRWNSLYLMLERFTEQYPAIQAASLDQRLRKNMDRDRLARLTEEDFKKAEDFINLMKVLYTSTLCVSSEKSPTCGQILPILKKLEAHLAVKDGDTVFVSNLKKQVLANLSKRYQNDEIRNFLQVATALDPRFKHKLDDDTIWDQIQRKLIEQSTEEDCGADGDSMQSENEDEQESQQPPCKLPRKTPLEELFAEEEAQNIVSQQSSMSIKKRVERELQIYQEVPPVLMSEDPAAWWWNQQKTYPLLSDLAFSYLCVQASSTPSERVFSTAGDTICPERSRILPEKADMIIFLNKNCF; via the exons ATGGATAGCCTGCGTCGGCGGTCTAAAGTGTGGCTTCACTTTtcgaaaaagacaaaaatctcGGCAAAATGCAACGCTTGCGACCGAATTGTTTCGTGCATAGGAGGGTGCACGACGAACATGAAAAAGCACCTCTCCCGAGTTCATGGAGTAGAAATAAATGTGTGCCCCGTCTTTGACGCGCTGCGCCGACCGTCCACCgctgcctcttcctcttcctctggctCTGGCTCCGGCTCCGACCCCCAGCGTGGCACCGCAGTGACTGCACTGCAGTCCGAATCCG ACAATTTACGACCTGAgattgctaacgttagccaggCTGGTGACTCCACGACTCCGCGATGTGCTGAGCCTACTCCGTTCACTATAGCGGCAAAGGGGAAGATGTCGGTGCAGCAAAAGGAAGAGTGCCACAGAAAGGTCACTGCACACATCGTCAAAAGGCTGCATCCTTTTTCAGAGGTGGAATCACCAACATTTAG GGACATGGTGAAAACTCTAAACCCCAAATACACACCACCTTCCAGGGACTACCTGTCAAACACTTTAATCCCATCGTGGTACAAGGTTGAGAAGTCCAACATTATTACAGAGCTCAGTGAAGTCAGCTCTGTTGCACTCACATGTGATGGCTGGAGTAGCATCACACAGGACCACTACCTCACCATCACAGCACACTACATAGAGGAGGGCAAAATGCAGCAAAAAGTGCTAAAAACAAAGGCTGTGTACAAAGCACAGACCGGTTGTGTTGTTGCAGAGGAAATCAGTGATGTTCTGACAGAGTTTGGCATATCTGATAAAATTGTAGCAGTCACTGTAGATAATGCTGCCAACATGGATGTGGCTATTAAGCACCTGCGATTTGTGAAATTGTGCTGTTTTGCCCACACACTTAATTTAGCAGCACAAAGTATATACTCCCTAAATTCTGTGAGTCAGTGGGTGGCCAAGGTCCGAACCATTGTTGTGTGGATGAAGAGGTGCTTGATGGCCAAGGTGGTTCTCCAAGAGAAGCAAGAACTTCTAC AGCTGCCCCGACACTCACTCATACTTGATGTGAGAACACGCTGGAACTCTCTGTACCTAATGCTGGAGAGATTCACAGAGCAGTACCCTGCAATTCAAGCAGCCAGCTTGGATCAACGGCTGAGAAAAAATATGGACAGGGACAG ACTTGCTCGGCTAACTGAGGAGGATTTTAAGAAAGCTGAAGACTTCATCAACCTGATGAAGGTGCTCTACACCTCAACACTCTGTGTGTCGTCCGAAAAGAGTCCCACATGCGGACAGATTCTGCCTATCCTCAAAAAGCTTGAGGCACACCTTGCTGTAAAAGATGGAGACACAGTCTTTGTGTCAAACCTTAAAAAACAGGTTTTGGCAAACCTATCCAAGCGCTACCAG AATGATGAGATCAGAAACTTTCTCCAAGTGGCCACTGCGTTGGATCCACGCTTTAAACATAAATTGGATGATGACACCATCTGGGACCAGATCCAGAGAAAGCTGATTGAACAG TCAACAGAGGAAGACTGTGGAGCTGATGGGGACTCCATGCAGTCTGAGAATGAGGATGAGCAGGAGAGT cAACAGCCTCCCTGCAAACTCCCCAGGAAGACTCCACTGGAGGAGCTGTTCGCTGAGGAAGAGGCACAGAACATAGTGTCACAGCAGAGCTCCATGTCCATCAAGAAACGAGTGGAGAGAGAGCTTCAGATATACCAGGAAGTTCCACCGGTCCTTATGTCTGAGGACCCTGCTGCATGGTGGTGGAACCAACAAAAGACTTATCCTTTGCTGTCAGATCTCGCTTTCTCCTATTTATGCGTTCAAGCTTCTTCTACACCCAGCGAACGTGTGTTCTCCACAGCAGGAGACACTATCTGTCCAGAACGCTCCCGCATCCTGCCCGAGAAGGCAGATATGATCATTTTCCTAAACAAGAACTGTTTCTGA
- the LOC115577562 gene encoding BOLA class I histocompatibility antigen, alpha chain BL3-7-like translates to MTNRKQLSQLGPSLTRLHHIKMRTLLLLLLFSHVSSPVLHSLKHFITASTGIPNIPEIVATVEVDELLMVYCDSNKKMDVKHDIANLFFIKSPERLESYRHRCFQVLPNSLKAYTSSLMSLFIESEGVHVLQTVEGCEWDDETDVLKGFARFGYDGEDLLELDPNTFTWIALRPEAVNITLRWEAGKDLSERYKTVFTLMCPEQLKTYVEDLKDILRTDLPSVSLLQKTPSSPVSCLATGFYPHRASLVWRKDGEELHEEVDHGEILPNHDGTFQMSVDLKLSSVTPEDWTRYDCVFQLSGVNEDIITKLEKDRIRTNWVKSSNMTVLVTATVVVLALILIGAAGFIVYKK, encoded by the exons ATGaccaacaggaaacagctgagccagctcggtccttcactcactcgtcttcatcacatcaagatgagaacgttattgttgttgcttctcttctctcacgtttcatcaccag tgctacactCCCTGAAGCATTTCATAACTGCATCAACTGGAATCCCAAACATCCCAGAAATTGTGGCGACAGTAGAAGTTGATGAACTTCTGATGGTGTACtgtgacagcaacaaaaagATGGACGTGAAACATGACATTGCTAACTTATTCTTCATAAAGTCTCCTGAGCGGTTGGAGTCTTACAGACATCGGTGTTTCCAGGTTCTGCCAAACTCCCTCAAAGCCTACACAAGCAGTTTGATGAGTCTCTTCATTGAAAGTgaag gtgtccatgttttacagACGGTGGAgggctgtgagtgggatgatgagactgaTGTGCTCAAAGGTTTCGCTCGgtttggttatgatggagaagacctCTTGGAATTGGAtccaaatacatttacatggaTCGCTCTAAGACCTGAGGCTGTCAACATCACACTGAGATGGGAAGCTGGTAAAGATTTAAGCGAACGCTATAAGACCGTTTTTACTCTGATGTGTCCAGAGCAGCTGAAGACGTATGTGGAGGATTTGAAGGACATTCTGAGAACAG atcttccctcagtgtctctcctccagaagactccctcctctccagtcagctgcctcgctacaggtttctaccctcacagagcctcactcgtctggaggaaagatggagaggagcttcatgaggaggtggaccacggagagatcctccccaaccacgatggaaccttccagatgagtgttgacctgaaacTTTCATCAGTCACtcctgaagactggacgaggtacgactgtgtgtttcagctctctggtgtgaacgaggacatcatcaccaaactggagaaagatcggatcagaaccaactggg tgaagtccagtaacatgaccgtcctcgtcactgctacagtggttgttcttgctctcattctcatcggtgctgctggattcatcgtttacaaaaag
- the LOC115577534 gene encoding major histocompatibility complex class I-related gene protein-like, producing the protein MFIFAGPPDSVLHSMKFFITSSTGIPNLLDFVVTLEVDELLMGSCDSNEKVDLKQNIAKSFLTENPEQLEWYRKMCFHVFPVYKSWTDILMSLFNQTGGVHVLQMVGGCEWDDETEEVKGFAQFGYDGEDLLAFDLNTFTWIALRPEAFTAKQIWNADEDLREYYKTALTRFYPEWLKTYVEYGRSVLLRTDLPSVSLLQKTPSSPVSCLATGFYPHRASLVWRKDGEELHEEVDHGEILPNHDGTFQMSVDLHLSSVTPEDWTRYDCVFQLSGVKEDIITKLEKDPIRTNWVKPSNMTVLVTAAVVVLVLILIGAAGFIVYKRKKAISPPSSADNSVEIPDWPNPET; encoded by the exons ATGTTTATTTTTGCCGGACCTCCAGACTCTG tgctacactCCATGAAGTTTTTCATAACTTCATCAACTGGAATCCCAAACCTCCTAGACTTTGTGGTAACACTAGAAGTTGATGAACTTCTGATGGGGTCCTGTGACAGCAACGAAAAGGTGGATCTAAAACAGAACATTGCTAAATCGTTCTTAACAGAGAATCCTGAGCAATTGGAGTGgtatagaaaaatgtgtttccatgTGTTTCCAGTATACAAATCCTGGACTGACATTTTGATGAGTCTCTTCAACCAAACTGGAG gtgtccatgttttacagATGGTGGGaggctgtgagtgggatgatgagactgaagaggtcaaaggtttcgctcagtttggttatgatggagaagacctGTTGGCATTTGatctgaatacatttacatggaTCGCTCTAAGACCTGAGGCTTTCACCGCCAAACAGATATGGAACGCTGATGAAGATTTAAGAGAATATTATAAGACTGCTTTAACTCGGTTTTATCCAGAGTGGCTGAAGACGTATGTGGAGTATGGGAGGAGcgttctgctgagaacag ATCTTCCCTCAGTGTccctcctccagaagactccctcctctccagtcagctgcctcgctacaggtttctaccctcacagagcctcactcgtctggaggaaagatggagaggagcttcatgaggaggtggaccacggagagatcctccccaaccacgatggaaccttccagatgagtgttgacctgcacctttcatcagtcacacctgaagactggacgaggtacgactgtgtgtttcagctctctggtgtgaaggaggacatcatcaccaaactggagaaagatccGATCAGAACCAACTGGG tgaagcccagtaacatgaccgtcctcgtcactgctgcagtggttgttcttgttctcattctcatcggtgctgctggattcatcgtttacaaaaggaagaaag ccatcagccctccatctt ctgctgACAACAGTGTAGAGATCCCTGACTGGCCAAATCCAGAgacctga